The Acholeplasma laidlawii PG-8A DNA window ACCCATAATGCTTCTACTGGATCAATTTTTTTGATAAATAAATAACTATCTGTTAAGTGAGGTGATTTACCCATAAGTAAAACAGCACCTGCTTGGTCAATATTTGTTAAGTACCAAAAGTTTTTATTGACCATAAATGGATAATAAGAATCATTTGATAAATGTGGTGCATGTCCTGCATACAATACAGTTAAACTATTTTCTTCAACTTGATTTAAATAATTGTTTCTACGTGTCTTAAACATATGTAACACTCCTTATTTATATCTGATTTATAAACGCCATAATGGCTGTTTTTAAATCGCTAATTTTTTGTTTAGATGCTGCATGACTCGTCGTTTTAACTGAGATATAAATCTTTAATTTAGGCTCAGTACCACTTGGTCTAAAGATAATAAAGCCTTGATCACTTTCAAACTTCAATACATTAGATGGCGGTAGTACAATATCATGAGGATGTATCATACCTTTACTAAAGTCAATTTTCTTTTTAACTTCAAAGCCATCAATTTTGATACCATGTAGTCTAACATAGTCCGTAATTTGGATAATACGTTTAGATCCTTCAATACCTTTTAAAGTTAAATTGATGGTGTCTTCAAGATAATATCCGAATATATGATAAATTTCGTCTAAATAGTCTTTAACAGTAAGATTTCTAGATTTTAAAGTATTTAGTATTTCAGCCAATAAGTATACTGCTTGAACAGCATCTTTATCTCTTACAAAATCAGATACTAAACTACCATAGGATTCTTCACATCCGAAGATGTAAGGTAGTTTACCTTGATTTTTTTCTGCTTGTTCACCAATAAATTTAAAACCTGTCAAAGTTTCTCCAACCTTTTGGTTGTATTTATGTGCAATATCTTTAAGTAAATGAGATGATACTACCGTTGTATAAACAATACCTGAAGGTTGCTTCTTTTCACTTAAGATGTAATATAACATCATCGATGCTGTTTGATTACCATTTAAAATGTGATAGTCATCATTTAGTTTATATGCAACACCCAATCTATCAGCATCTGGGTCTGTAACAAAGATGACATCTGCATCTTTTTTTCTAGCAAGCTCAATCGTTTTTTCATAAGCGATATGATCTTCTGGGTTTGATGATTTCGTATGACTAAATTCAGGGTCTACCTTCATTTGATTTGGTTCCCTATAAACGGTGTAACCTGTCTTATCAAGGAGTTTTGGTATCACAGTACCACCAGTTCCGTGAAGTGGTGAGTAAACGATTTTTAAGTCTTTTTCATCATGTCTTACAGCTATTTTTTCTACTTCATTTAAGTAAATATCATCAATTTCATCACCGATCCAGTGAATGAGGTCATTATCTAGCGTACCAATATGAAATGGTGATGCAATCTTACTAATTTCTTCAATGACTTTATTAGATTCATCGGTTGATAACTGTGCACCTGTATCATTATATGCTTTAAATCCATTATATTCTTTTGGATTATGAGATGCTGTTAACATGATACCTGCTGAAGTTTTAAAGTGTCTGACTAAATAACTTAACATTGGGGTAGGTCTTAATGCTTTATAGATATAAGATTTAATACCATTAAATGCTAGTACTTTTGCA harbors:
- a CDS encoding phospho-sugar mutase, giving the protein MTYQDNYKIWLNGNALSEKEKQTLLSMDEKEKEESFYQELSFGTGGIRGILGLGPNRINKYTIQRVTLGFANYLKSEHKLNGVAISYDNRYGSYEFAYEAAKVLAFNGIKSYIYKALRPTPMLSYLVRHFKTSAGIMLTASHNPKEYNGFKAYNDTGAQLSTDESNKVIEEISKIASPFHIGTLDNDLIHWIGDEIDDIYLNEVEKIAVRHDEKDLKIVYSPLHGTGGTVIPKLLDKTGYTVYREPNQMKVDPEFSHTKSSNPEDHIAYEKTIELARKKDADVIFVTDPDADRLGVAYKLNDDYHILNGNQTASMMLYYILSEKKQPSGIVYTTVVSSHLLKDIAHKYNQKVGETLTGFKFIGEQAEKNQGKLPYIFGCEESYGSLVSDFVRDKDAVQAVYLLAEILNTLKSRNLTVKDYLDEIYHIFGYYLEDTINLTLKGIEGSKRIIQITDYVRLHGIKIDGFEVKKKIDFSKGMIHPHDIVLPPSNVLKFESDQGFIIFRPSGTEPKLKIYISVKTTSHAASKQKISDLKTAIMAFINQI